In Taeniopygia guttata chromosome 2, bTaeGut7.mat, whole genome shotgun sequence, one genomic interval encodes:
- the UBXN2B gene encoding UBX domain-containing protein 2B yields the protein MADGGAAPAQPDGDVPAAPAAGGRRDRQPRSSGRPPSARDLQLALAELYEDEAKRQSLCSDKPTATKISNPKVSQSLKLDSLKRLRKPERSMSDDKENQRFYSGDSEYRGLQISGASNNPSKIVAELFKEAKEHGAVPLDEASRASGDFSKAKSFSGGGYRLGDSSQKHSEYIYGENQDVQILLKLWRNGFSLDDGELRSYSDPTNAQFLESVKRGEIPLELQRLVHGGQVNLDMEDHQEQEYVKPRLRFKAFSGEGQKLGSLTPEIVSTPSSPEEEEKSILNAPVLIDDSMPATKIQIRLADGSRLIQRFNQTHRIKHIRDFIIQSRPAFATTDFVLVTTFPNKELTDESLTLQEADILNTVILQQLK from the exons ATGGCGGACGGCGGGGCAGCGCCCGCGCAGCCGGACGGGGACGTGCCCGCGGCTCCGGCCGCCGGCGGCCGCAGGGATCGGCAGCCCCGGAGCAGCGGCCGCCCGCCCAGCGCCCGCGATTTGCAG CTGGCCTTGGCAGAATTATATGAAGATGAGGCTAAAAGACAGTCATTGTGTTCTGACAAGCCAACAGCTACAAAGATCAGTAACCCAAAGGTATCACAGAG TCTTAAACTGGATTCTCTTAAAAGGTTGAGAAAACCAGAGAGAAGCATGAGTGatgacaaagaaaaccaaag ATTCTATTCAGGTGACTCAGAATATAGAGGATTACAGATTTCTGGGGCTTCTAATAATCCGAGTAAAATTGTTGCTGAACTCTTCAAGGAAGCAAAAGAACATGGAGCTGTCCCATTAGATGAAGCCTCGAGAGCATCTGGTGATTTTAGTAAAGCCAAG tcattttctgGTGGTGGATACAGATTGGGTGACTCATCACAAAAGCACTCTGAATACATATATGGAGAAAATCAGGAT GTTCAAATTTTGCTGAAACTGTGGAGGAATGGATTCAGTTTAGATGATGGCGAGTTGAGATCCTATTCAGATCCAACAAATGCTCAATTTCTTGAGTCGGTTAAAAGAGG GGAAATTCCTTTGGAACTGCAGCGACTTGTTCATGGTGGCCAGGTAAATTTGGATATGGAAGATCACCAAGAACAGGAATATGTGAAGCCCAGACTGCGATTCAAAGCTTTCAGTGGTGAAGGGCAAAAGCTTGGAAG CCTTACACCTGAAATAGTCAGCACACCTTCTtccccagaggaggaggagaaatcCATTCTTAATGCACCTGTTCTGATTGATGATTCCATGCCAGCAACTAAAATTCAAATCAGATTAGCAGATGGAAGCCGGTTAATACAAAGATTTAATCAAACACACAG GATTAAGCATATTCGAGATTTCATTATCCAGTCCCGTCCAGCTTTTGCAACAACGGATTTTGTTCTTGTGACTACCTTTCCAAATAAAGAGCTAACAGATGAAAGCCTGACACTACAAGAAGCAGATATACTTAACACTGTGATTCTTCAGCAATTAAAGTAA